A genomic segment from Janibacter sp. DB-40 encodes:
- a CDS encoding DUF309 domain-containing protein: MPSRDRNAAGRAESARPRDGLGRPLPHGSTGVERVEERERTPREALARAQDYLDREMPFHAHEVLEEQWKTLPRESPERALWQGLAQLAVGLTHQRRGNPRGARTVTARGGEAIAPFATDPPHGIDVSGLVAWAAQLVDDPSADVPVPHLVA, translated from the coding sequence GTGCCCTCCCGCGACCGCAATGCCGCCGGACGGGCGGAAAGCGCCCGCCCGCGCGACGGCCTCGGCCGTCCGCTGCCGCACGGCAGCACCGGGGTCGAGCGCGTCGAGGAGCGTGAGCGGACCCCGCGCGAGGCGTTGGCCCGGGCGCAGGACTACCTCGACCGGGAGATGCCCTTCCACGCCCACGAGGTCCTCGAGGAGCAGTGGAAGACCCTGCCCCGGGAGTCGCCGGAGCGCGCGCTGTGGCAGGGCCTGGCCCAGCTCGCCGTCGGGCTGACCCACCAGCGCCGGGGCAACCCGCGCGGAGCGCGCACGGTGACCGCGCGCGGTGGCGAGGCGATCGCCCCCTTCGCCACCGACCCGCCCCACGGCATCGACGTGAGCGGTCTCGTGGCCTGGGCGGCGCAGCTCGTGGACGACCCGTCAGCCGATGTGCCGGTGCCACACCTGGTGGCCTGA
- the ftsY gene encoding signal recognition particle-docking protein FtsY, producing MGIDTLTEYILVALGLLLLLGGMAVGLLRGRGGKSKELPPEQRPPERPKGTTDHRSGTIVLDRPSDHARPQAPPEEAKGDQPPASEAPAEKPTEPTTPAQEPVEEKTATPTEAPTGAPAEEPAAREATDEDFTPVEPDADERARTAATAPPAEPTSEPEALPDTEPEAVPEPEAAPEPELDTPAPTRDRMRALRSRLARSNGAIGKGLLALLSQGSLSEEDWEDVEDTLLAADLGMEPTTELVDSLRERVSVDGTTDPEVAKDWLYQDLLRLVDPSMDRGLAASRVDGRPACILVVGVNGTGKTTTVGKLARVLVANDRDVVLGAADTFRAAAADQLETWGARVGVPTIRSDRDGADPASVAFDAVRAGHEMESDAVIIDTAGRLHNKVGLMDELAKVKRVIEKQNPIDEVLLVLDATTGQNGLAQAKVFAEAVNITGVVLTKLDGTAKGGIVVAVQRTLGVPVKLVGLGEGRDDLAPFVPEAFVDAIVG from the coding sequence ATGGGTATCGACACGCTGACCGAGTACATCCTCGTGGCCCTCGGGCTGCTGCTCCTCCTCGGGGGGATGGCCGTCGGGCTGCTGCGCGGCCGCGGCGGGAAGTCCAAGGAGCTCCCCCCGGAGCAGCGCCCGCCGGAGCGGCCGAAGGGCACCACCGACCACCGCAGCGGCACGATCGTCCTCGACCGGCCGAGCGACCACGCCAGGCCGCAGGCGCCGCCCGAGGAGGCGAAGGGGGACCAGCCCCCGGCTTCGGAGGCCCCCGCCGAGAAGCCGACCGAGCCGACGACGCCCGCGCAGGAGCCGGTCGAGGAGAAGACCGCCACCCCGACCGAGGCCCCGACCGGGGCCCCGGCGGAGGAGCCGGCCGCCCGGGAGGCGACCGACGAGGACTTCACCCCCGTCGAGCCGGACGCCGACGAGCGTGCCCGCACCGCCGCCACCGCCCCGCCCGCGGAGCCGACGAGCGAGCCGGAGGCCCTCCCTGACACGGAGCCCGAGGCGGTACCCGAGCCCGAGGCGGCACCCGAGCCGGAGCTGGACACCCCGGCCCCGACCCGCGACCGGATGCGTGCGCTGCGCTCCCGCCTGGCGCGCTCCAACGGCGCGATCGGCAAGGGCCTGCTCGCGCTCCTCTCCCAGGGCTCGCTGTCCGAGGAGGACTGGGAGGACGTCGAGGACACCCTCCTGGCAGCCGACCTGGGCATGGAGCCGACCACCGAGCTCGTCGACTCCCTGCGTGAGCGCGTGTCCGTGGACGGGACCACCGACCCCGAGGTCGCCAAGGACTGGCTGTACCAGGACCTGCTGCGCCTGGTGGACCCGAGCATGGACCGTGGCCTCGCGGCCAGCCGCGTCGACGGCCGGCCGGCGTGCATCCTCGTCGTCGGGGTCAACGGCACCGGCAAGACGACGACCGTGGGCAAGCTCGCCCGCGTCCTCGTCGCCAACGACCGCGACGTCGTGCTCGGCGCGGCCGACACCTTCCGTGCCGCCGCGGCGGACCAGCTCGAGACCTGGGGCGCGCGCGTCGGGGTGCCGACCATCCGCAGCGACCGCGACGGGGCCGACCCGGCGTCGGTGGCCTTCGACGCGGTCCGGGCCGGCCACGAGATGGAGTCCGACGCGGTGATCATCGACACCGCGGGTCGCCTGCACAACAAGGTCGGGCTGATGGACGAGCTGGCCAAGGTCAAGCGCGTCATCGAGAAGCAGAACCCGATCGACGAGGTGCTCCTCGTCCTCGACGCGACGACCGGGCAGAACGGCCTGGCCCAGGCGAAGGTCTTCGCCGAGGCGGTCAACATCACCGGCGTCGTCCTGACCAAGCTCGACGGCACCGCTAAGGGCGGCATCGTCGTCGCGGTCCAGCGCACCCTCGGCGTGCCGGTCAAGCTGGTCGGGCTCGGTGAGGGTCGCGACGACCTGGCGCCCTTCGTCCCGGAGGCCTTCGTCGACGCGATCGTCGGCTGA
- a CDS encoding [protein-PII] uridylyltransferase: MRSDSAGIRAARLDLAGTREFATPGAGPARRAAIAGVTRDWLAGLYADAVGEREGVALAAVGSLARGWSGPLSDLDLILLHDGRSLPAAELGVAAERLWYPVWDSGLSLDHSVRSIAQCRSVAGADLSAATGLLDLSPVAGDHGVVEAVRAGVGRDWRAGARTRLPAFVETVRERHRRHGELAQQIQPDLKEAVGGLRDVTVLGALTRAWLADQPHGPVEPALAQLLDVRDALHVVTGRGRDRLVAEEHDAVTALLGLGDPDDMLVRVATAARTIAWALEGTMRRAEQSQRARTLRVGPRRPRLTPLGHGLHAHDGEVVLADSRRVRTEATLPLRAAAVAARHRLALAPVTVDNLSRAPRLPTPWPAEVLTLLTDLLSAGSGLTPVWEALDQVGIVEMWLPEWDGVRCRPQHNPVHRHTVDRHLLQTVEQACALSRDVARPDLLLLAALLHDIGKVAGSRDHCRTGADLAGRILHRWGLPPAERELVVLLVREHLTLVHLATRRDLSEPATADAVCELVGGDVETFELLRALTIADARAAGPAAWTDWRATLVDTLTGQVRARLTGEVPGAALPVVADPVADDEGRRAVDEGRAHVRVEDAGCGWAVTVQARDRRGLFADTAGLLAAQGFHVRRAKLVTIGDHAVDEWIVESPGPDAPDAGRIVAGLQRLAAGDRSVLARLGRARRSGTRESAVPGAATPGARAFVVPGTQAETLIEVRAGDRPGLLHDIGCALGSTDVVVRSAHIATVADQTLDTFCLSDPAGAPLPPAAVARAISAILGACDG, from the coding sequence ATGAGGAGCGACAGCGCCGGGATCAGGGCCGCACGCCTCGACCTGGCCGGCACCCGGGAGTTCGCCACCCCGGGTGCCGGCCCGGCACGTCGGGCCGCCATCGCCGGAGTGACCCGCGACTGGCTCGCCGGCCTGTACGCCGATGCGGTGGGGGAGCGCGAGGGTGTGGCGCTGGCCGCCGTCGGCTCCCTGGCGCGGGGGTGGTCGGGTCCGCTGAGCGACCTCGACCTCATCCTCCTCCACGACGGCCGCAGCCTGCCCGCCGCCGAGCTGGGCGTGGCCGCAGAGCGGCTCTGGTACCCCGTGTGGGACTCGGGCCTGTCCCTCGACCACTCGGTGCGCTCGATCGCCCAGTGCCGGTCGGTGGCCGGAGCGGACCTGTCGGCCGCCACCGGCCTGCTCGACCTGTCCCCGGTCGCCGGCGACCACGGCGTGGTCGAGGCGGTCCGTGCCGGGGTCGGGCGCGACTGGCGCGCCGGGGCGCGCACGCGACTGCCGGCTTTCGTCGAGACCGTGCGCGAGCGCCACCGCCGGCACGGTGAGCTCGCCCAGCAGATCCAACCCGACCTGAAGGAGGCGGTCGGGGGACTGCGGGACGTCACGGTCCTGGGCGCGTTGACCCGCGCCTGGCTCGCCGACCAGCCGCACGGTCCGGTCGAGCCCGCCCTGGCGCAGCTGCTTGACGTGCGGGACGCCCTGCACGTCGTCACCGGTCGTGGTCGCGACCGGTTGGTCGCCGAGGAGCACGACGCCGTCACCGCCCTCCTCGGGCTCGGCGACCCCGACGACATGCTCGTGCGCGTCGCCACCGCCGCGCGGACCATCGCGTGGGCCCTGGAGGGGACGATGCGCCGGGCGGAGCAGAGCCAGCGGGCCCGCACCCTGCGCGTGGGGCCACGGCGGCCTCGGCTGACCCCGCTCGGTCACGGCCTGCACGCCCACGACGGCGAGGTGGTCCTCGCCGACTCCCGGCGCGTCCGGACCGAGGCGACCCTCCCCCTTCGCGCCGCAGCCGTCGCCGCCCGCCACCGGCTCGCCCTGGCTCCCGTGACGGTGGACAACCTCTCGCGGGCGCCGCGCCTGCCGACCCCGTGGCCCGCGGAGGTGCTCACGCTCCTGACCGACCTGCTCTCGGCCGGGAGCGGCCTGACCCCGGTGTGGGAGGCCCTGGATCAGGTGGGGATCGTCGAGATGTGGCTGCCCGAGTGGGACGGCGTGCGCTGCCGGCCCCAGCACAACCCCGTGCACCGGCACACGGTCGATCGGCACCTGCTGCAGACGGTCGAGCAGGCCTGTGCGCTCTCCCGGGACGTCGCCCGGCCCGACCTGCTGCTGCTGGCCGCACTGCTGCACGACATCGGCAAGGTCGCCGGCTCGCGTGACCACTGCAGGACCGGTGCCGACCTGGCAGGCAGGATCCTGCACAGGTGGGGCCTGCCTCCTGCCGAGCGGGAGCTGGTCGTGCTCCTCGTGCGCGAGCACCTCACGCTCGTGCACCTCGCCACCCGCCGCGACCTGTCCGAGCCGGCGACGGCGGACGCGGTCTGCGAGCTCGTCGGCGGGGACGTCGAGACCTTCGAGCTGCTGCGTGCACTGACGATCGCGGACGCCCGCGCAGCGGGGCCCGCCGCGTGGACCGACTGGCGGGCCACCCTCGTGGACACCCTCACCGGTCAGGTCCGCGCCCGGCTGACCGGCGAGGTCCCCGGCGCCGCACTGCCGGTGGTGGCCGACCCCGTCGCCGACGACGAGGGGCGCCGAGCCGTCGACGAGGGACGGGCGCACGTGCGGGTGGAGGACGCGGGCTGCGGCTGGGCCGTGACGGTCCAGGCCCGGGACCGCCGGGGTCTGTTCGCCGACACCGCCGGCCTGCTCGCTGCGCAGGGCTTCCACGTGCGCCGCGCCAAGCTGGTCACGATCGGGGACCACGCGGTGGACGAGTGGATCGTCGAGTCGCCCGGCCCGGACGCCCCGGACGCCGGACGCATCGTCGCGGGGCTGCAGCGCCTGGCGGCGGGGGACCGGTCCGTGCTGGCCCGGCTGGGGCGGGCCCGACGGTCCGGCACGAGGGAGAGCGCGGTACCGGGTGCCGCGACGCCGGGAGCGCGGGCCTTCGTCGTGCCGGGCACGCAGGCAGAGACGCTCATCGAGGTGCGGGCGGGGGACCGCCCCGGGTTGCTCCACGACATCGGGTGCGCCCTGGGTTCGACGGACGTCGTCGTGCGCTCGGCGCACATCGCCACCGTCGCGGACCAGACCCTGGACACGTTCTGCCTGAGCGACCCGGCGGGGGCGCCCCTGCCTCCTGCCGCCGTCGCACGAGCGATCTCGGCGATCCTCGGTGCCTGCGACGGGTAG
- a CDS encoding alpha/beta fold hydrolase produces MGEPALHTVSSGESGPRIAFCHGLLGQGRNWNQIAKGLADVSRPTLVDMPDHGHSPWSDRIDYFDAAAVLADTLRTIDPEEPWTVVGHSMGGKTAMVLALTEPELVERLAVVDISPAPTASFTQFETFLASMRGMDLDEVSSRADADEAMREAAPDPAIRGFLLQNLRRDGDGWRWLPNLALLERDIAAIGGWPEERIAELPPFDGPVLWLSGANSPYVSEENDAEMRRLFPRVRQVTVKEAGHWVHSEQPEVTTAALRALITGERGRAEV; encoded by the coding sequence GTGGGCGAGCCGGCGCTGCACACGGTCAGCTCGGGCGAGTCGGGGCCCCGGATCGCCTTCTGCCACGGCCTGCTGGGCCAGGGACGCAACTGGAACCAGATCGCCAAGGGCCTCGCCGACGTCAGCCGACCCACCCTGGTCGACATGCCCGACCACGGGCATTCCCCGTGGTCGGACCGCATCGACTACTTCGACGCGGCCGCCGTGCTCGCCGACACGCTGCGGACCATCGACCCCGAGGAGCCGTGGACGGTCGTCGGGCACTCGATGGGCGGCAAGACCGCCATGGTGCTGGCGTTGACCGAGCCCGAGCTCGTCGAGCGGCTCGCGGTCGTGGACATCTCACCGGCGCCCACGGCCTCGTTCACCCAGTTCGAGACCTTTCTCGCCAGCATGCGCGGGATGGACCTCGACGAGGTGAGCAGCCGCGCGGACGCCGACGAGGCGATGCGGGAGGCGGCCCCCGACCCGGCGATCCGCGGATTCCTCCTGCAGAACCTGCGACGTGACGGCGACGGGTGGCGCTGGCTGCCCAACCTGGCGCTGCTCGAGCGTGACATCGCCGCCATCGGCGGGTGGCCGGAGGAGCGCATCGCCGAGCTTCCCCCCTTCGACGGGCCGGTGCTGTGGCTCTCCGGAGCGAACTCCCCCTACGTCTCGGAGGAGAACGACGCCGAGATGCGGCGGCTCTTCCCCCGGGTGCGCCAGGTGACGGTCAAGGAGGCCGGCCACTGGGTCCACTCCGAGCAGCCGGAGGTGACCACCGCGGCCCTGCGCGCACTGATCACCGGCGAGCGCGGCCGGGCCGAGGTGTGA
- the ffh gene encoding signal recognition particle protein, which translates to MFTSLSDRLTATFKNLRGKGRLSESDVNKTVRDIRMALIDADVALPVVKDFTRAVRERATGAEVSGALNPAQQVIKIVNEELVTILGGNTRSIEFAKRPPTVIMLAGLQGSGKTTFAGKLGAWLKEQGHTPILVAADLQRPNAVTQLEVTGERAGVPVFAPERGNLGGHDAVLDSGEGTRSFGDPVAVGRAGVAHAEAQHHDVVIVDTAGRLAVDEALMQQAADIREAVRPDEVLFVIDAMIGQAAVETAQAFAEGVDFTGVVLSKLDGDARGGAALSVAGTTGRPIMFASVGEQTRDIEVFHPDRMASRILDMGDVLTLIEQAERAFERGQAEEMQRKFLAEEDFTFDDFLQQMSAIKKMGSLKSMLKMMPGMGQMSAQLDNLDEREFDRIEAMVRSMTQFERTHPKQINGSRRSRIAKGSGVSVSEVNQLLERFGQAQKMMKQMARGGGMPGMPGAPGGGGGGANRKKGKQQQRKKGKSGNPAKRAQQEREAAEKAAGRTSAPGSAFGGAAAGEGSDQPRPADLDPSQLPKGFEKFLGQ; encoded by the coding sequence GTGTTCACCAGCCTGTCCGACCGCCTGACCGCGACGTTCAAGAACCTTCGCGGCAAGGGGCGGCTGTCCGAGTCCGATGTCAACAAGACCGTCCGGGACATCCGGATGGCCCTGATCGACGCCGATGTGGCGCTGCCCGTGGTCAAGGACTTCACCCGCGCGGTGCGCGAGCGGGCCACCGGGGCCGAGGTCAGCGGGGCGCTCAACCCGGCGCAGCAGGTCATCAAGATCGTCAACGAGGAGCTCGTGACGATCCTCGGTGGCAACACCCGCTCGATCGAGTTCGCGAAGCGACCGCCGACGGTGATCATGCTCGCCGGCCTGCAGGGCTCCGGCAAGACGACCTTCGCCGGCAAGCTCGGTGCCTGGCTCAAGGAGCAGGGCCACACGCCGATCCTCGTCGCGGCCGACCTGCAGCGCCCCAATGCCGTCACCCAGCTCGAGGTGACCGGTGAGCGGGCCGGGGTGCCCGTCTTCGCGCCCGAGCGCGGCAACCTGGGCGGCCACGACGCCGTCCTCGACTCCGGGGAGGGCACCCGCTCCTTTGGTGACCCGGTCGCCGTCGGCCGCGCCGGGGTCGCGCACGCCGAGGCGCAGCACCACGACGTGGTCATCGTCGACACCGCCGGCCGGCTGGCGGTCGACGAGGCGCTGATGCAGCAGGCGGCCGACATCCGCGAGGCCGTCCGCCCCGACGAGGTCCTCTTCGTCATCGACGCGATGATCGGCCAGGCGGCGGTCGAGACGGCCCAGGCTTTTGCCGAGGGCGTCGACTTCACCGGTGTCGTGCTGTCGAAGCTCGACGGCGATGCCCGCGGTGGTGCCGCGCTGTCCGTCGCCGGGACCACCGGACGACCGATCATGTTCGCCTCCGTCGGTGAGCAGACCCGCGACATCGAGGTCTTCCACCCCGACCGGATGGCCAGCCGCATCCTCGACATGGGTGACGTCCTCACGCTCATCGAGCAGGCCGAGCGCGCCTTCGAGCGCGGCCAGGCCGAGGAGATGCAGCGCAAGTTCCTCGCCGAGGAGGACTTCACCTTCGACGACTTCCTCCAGCAGATGTCGGCCATCAAGAAGATGGGCTCGCTGAAGTCGATGCTCAAGATGATGCCGGGCATGGGCCAGATGTCCGCTCAGCTGGACAACCTCGACGAGCGCGAGTTCGACCGCATCGAGGCGATGGTGCGCTCGATGACGCAGTTCGAGCGCACCCACCCCAAGCAGATCAACGGCTCGCGCCGCTCGCGCATCGCCAAGGGCTCCGGCGTCAGCGTCTCGGAGGTCAACCAGCTGCTCGAACGCTTCGGGCAGGCGCAGAAGATGATGAAGCAGATGGCCCGTGGCGGCGGCATGCCGGGGATGCCCGGTGCCCCCGGGGGCGGTGGCGGTGGCGCCAACCGCAAGAAGGGCAAGCAGCAGCAGCGCAAGAAGGGCAAGTCGGGCAACCCGGCCAAGCGCGCCCAGCAGGAGCGGGAGGCGGCCGAGAAGGCGGCCGGGCGGACCAGCGCCCCCGGCTCGGCCTTCGGCGGTGCAGCCGCCGGGGAGGGCTCCGACCAGCCCCGGCCCGCTGACCTCGACCCGAGCCAGCTGCCCAAGGGCTTCGAGAAGTTCCTGGGTCAGTAG
- a CDS encoding ammonium transporter, with product MENSLDTGLTAWMLVSASLVLLMTPGLALFYGGMVRRTSVLNMMMMSYGAMAVVGVVYVLWGWSMSYGSASVAGLFANPFTHFGLDGTITDATGEFVLDGGLPVVVDVGFQATFAIITVALISGAIADRARFGTWLVFAALWVTLAYFPMAHMVWGGGLLSGDGPFASIAEPIDFAGGTVVHINAGAAALVLAMIVGRRQGFGTVAMRPHNLPLVMLGAALLWFGWFGFNAGSAYGADGVAGLAWVNTTTATCAAILGWLLVERVRDGHATSLGAASGVVAGLVAITPAAGSVSPVGSIALGAVAGALCAVAVGLKFRFGLDDSLDVVGVHLVAGLWGTVAIGFLGTETGLFYGGGLSQLAVQVIIALVAVAISVVVTTIIALALKYTMGWRVSEDDESSGIDASAHAESGYDFGGLGAPRSTAFVGPFSPIPTPAAPAESTSEVRS from the coding sequence ATGGAAAATTCACTCGACACCGGCCTCACCGCCTGGATGCTCGTCAGCGCATCGCTCGTGCTGCTGATGACACCGGGCCTCGCCCTGTTCTACGGCGGCATGGTCCGCCGCACGTCCGTGCTGAACATGATGATGATGTCGTACGGCGCCATGGCCGTCGTGGGCGTCGTCTACGTCCTGTGGGGGTGGTCGATGTCCTACGGCAGCGCCTCCGTCGCCGGGCTGTTCGCCAACCCCTTCACCCACTTCGGTCTCGACGGAACGATCACCGACGCCACGGGCGAGTTCGTCCTCGACGGCGGTCTGCCGGTCGTGGTGGACGTGGGCTTCCAGGCGACCTTCGCGATCATCACCGTGGCGCTGATCAGCGGAGCCATCGCCGACCGTGCGCGCTTCGGCACGTGGCTCGTCTTCGCCGCCTTGTGGGTGACCCTGGCCTACTTCCCGATGGCCCACATGGTGTGGGGCGGCGGACTGCTCAGCGGCGACGGGCCCTTCGCATCCATCGCCGAGCCGATCGACTTCGCCGGCGGCACCGTCGTGCACATCAACGCCGGTGCCGCGGCACTCGTGCTGGCCATGATCGTGGGACGCCGACAGGGATTCGGCACGGTCGCGATGCGCCCGCACAACCTCCCGCTCGTCATGCTCGGCGCGGCTCTGCTGTGGTTCGGGTGGTTCGGCTTCAACGCGGGGTCCGCGTACGGCGCGGACGGTGTCGCCGGCCTGGCCTGGGTCAACACCACGACCGCCACGTGCGCGGCGATCCTCGGGTGGTTGCTCGTCGAGCGCGTCCGGGACGGGCACGCGACCTCGCTCGGCGCGGCCTCGGGCGTCGTCGCCGGTCTGGTCGCGATCACCCCGGCCGCCGGGTCGGTCTCTCCGGTCGGGTCGATCGCCCTCGGCGCCGTGGCCGGAGCACTCTGCGCGGTGGCCGTCGGCCTGAAGTTCCGCTTCGGTCTCGATGACAGCCTCGACGTCGTCGGCGTCCACCTCGTCGCCGGCCTCTGGGGCACCGTCGCCATCGGATTCCTCGGCACCGAGACCGGTCTCTTCTACGGAGGCGGCCTCTCCCAGCTCGCCGTCCAGGTCATCATCGCCCTCGTCGCGGTGGCCATCTCCGTCGTCGTCACCACCATCATCGCCCTGGCCCTGAAGTACACGATGGGGTGGAGGGTCAGCGAGGACGACGAGTCCAGCGGCATCGACGCCTCGGCGCACGCCGAGTCCGGCTACGACTTCGGGGGGCTGGGCGCACCGCGCTCGACCGCGTTCGTGGGGCCCTTCAGCCCGATTCCCACCCCGGCCGCTCCGGCCGAGAGCACCTCGGAGGTCCGCTCATGA
- a CDS encoding P-II family nitrogen regulator: MKLITAILKPHRIDDVKEALETFGITGMTVSEASGFGRQRGHSEVYRGAEYVVDFVPKIRVEVLVEDVDAGPVVDAIVTAAHTGRIGDGKVWVSPVDEVVRVRTGQKGEEAL; encoded by the coding sequence ATGAAGCTCATCACGGCAATCCTCAAGCCGCACCGCATCGACGATGTGAAGGAGGCCCTGGAGACCTTCGGGATCACGGGCATGACCGTCAGCGAGGCGAGCGGATTCGGTCGCCAGCGCGGTCACAGCGAGGTCTACCGCGGCGCCGAGTACGTCGTCGACTTCGTGCCGAAGATCCGCGTGGAGGTGCTCGTCGAGGACGTCGACGCCGGCCCCGTCGTCGACGCGATCGTCACCGCGGCCCACACCGGGCGCATCGGCGACGGCAAGGTCTGGGTGAGCCCCGTGGACGAGGTCGTCCGCGTGCGCACGGGACAAAAGGGGGAGGAGGCGCTGTGA
- a CDS encoding M13-type metalloendopeptidase yields the protein MTDTHAATAPVGFRGPVDPRVRPQDDLFGHVNNHWLKTVEIPADRGRYGVFDVLRERAEDDVRALIEEVGADPDSPSDSIAGKVGALYRSFLDEERADALGASPLAELLAAVDEVASVADLVTLTGRLARDGVSGFVQPFVNTDDKDSSRYVVYLEQGGLGLPDESYYRESQHEATVTAYRGHVARLLALATDMDEAAAADAAERVVDLETRLAEDHWDRVANRDPIRTYTLMTADELAGLTPRIDWAGWAAALGAATPFAEVVVRQPDYLRGLSSLLASVDLATWRDWLRLRIVQSLAAYLDSSIVEEEFDFVGRTLSGIPEQRARWKRGVSLVDASLGEAVGELYVERHFPPAARERMVALVDNLVEAFRRSFAASTWMGEETKEEALRKLEAFTPKIGHPVRWRDYSALEIVEGDLVGNVRRVAAFEVDRALTKLGGPVDRDEWFLTPQTVNAYYNPGLNEIVFPAAILQPPFFDAEGDDADNYGGIGAVIGHEIGHGFDDAGSTFDGQGNLRDWWTESDREAFEERRDALIEQFDVYETRHAPGHTINGALTVGENIGDIGGLAIGHAAYRIAVGERATQTDDSGLTGDQRFFTNWARVWCGDARTEEAIRLLSIDPHSPQDVRGNAVRNIDAFHETFGTREGDGMWLAPAERVSLF from the coding sequence ATGACCGACACCCACGCCGCCACCGCACCTGTGGGTTTCCGTGGCCCCGTCGACCCGAGGGTGCGTCCGCAGGACGACCTCTTCGGCCACGTGAACAACCACTGGCTGAAGACCGTCGAGATCCCCGCGGACCGTGGACGCTACGGCGTCTTCGACGTCCTGCGCGAACGCGCCGAGGATGACGTGCGTGCCCTCATCGAGGAGGTCGGCGCCGACCCCGACAGCCCGAGCGACTCGATCGCGGGCAAGGTCGGGGCCCTCTACCGCTCCTTCCTCGACGAGGAGCGTGCCGACGCGCTCGGCGCGAGCCCACTGGCCGAGCTGCTCGCCGCCGTGGACGAGGTCGCCTCCGTGGCCGATCTCGTCACGCTCACCGGCCGGCTGGCCCGGGACGGTGTCAGCGGTTTCGTCCAGCCCTTCGTCAACACCGACGACAAGGACTCCTCCCGCTACGTCGTCTACCTGGAGCAGGGTGGCCTCGGGCTGCCCGACGAGTCGTACTACCGCGAGTCCCAGCACGAGGCGACGGTCACCGCCTACCGCGGGCACGTCGCGCGCCTGCTCGCCCTGGCGACCGACATGGACGAGGCCGCCGCGGCGGACGCCGCGGAGCGGGTCGTCGACCTGGAGACCCGGCTGGCCGAGGACCACTGGGACCGGGTCGCCAACCGCGACCCGATCCGCACCTACACCCTCATGACCGCCGACGAGCTCGCCGGCCTCACGCCCCGGATCGACTGGGCCGGGTGGGCAGCGGCGCTCGGGGCGGCCACCCCCTTCGCCGAGGTCGTCGTGCGTCAGCCCGACTACCTGCGCGGGCTGTCCTCGCTGCTCGCCTCGGTCGACCTGGCGACGTGGCGCGACTGGCTGCGCCTGCGCATCGTGCAGTCGCTGGCCGCCTACCTCGACAGCAGCATCGTCGAGGAGGAGTTCGACTTCGTCGGCCGCACCCTCTCCGGGATCCCCGAGCAGCGGGCCCGCTGGAAGCGCGGCGTCTCGCTCGTCGACGCCTCCCTCGGCGAGGCCGTCGGCGAGCTCTACGTCGAGCGGCACTTCCCGCCGGCCGCCCGGGAGCGGATGGTCGCGCTCGTCGACAACCTCGTCGAGGCCTTCCGTCGCTCCTTCGCCGCGTCCACGTGGATGGGGGAGGAGACCAAGGAGGAGGCACTGCGCAAGCTGGAGGCCTTCACCCCGAAGATCGGCCACCCCGTCCGGTGGCGCGACTACTCCGCCCTCGAGATCGTCGAGGGTGACCTCGTCGGCAACGTGCGCCGGGTCGCCGCCTTCGAGGTCGACCGCGCGTTGACCAAGCTCGGTGGGCCGGTCGACCGGGACGAGTGGTTCCTCACGCCGCAGACCGTCAACGCCTACTACAACCCCGGTCTGAACGAGATCGTCTTCCCCGCCGCCATCCTCCAGCCGCCCTTCTTCGACGCCGAGGGCGACGACGCGGACAACTACGGCGGCATCGGCGCGGTCATCGGCCACGAGATCGGGCACGGCTTCGACGACGCCGGCTCGACCTTCGACGGGCAGGGCAACCTGCGCGACTGGTGGACCGAGTCCGACCGCGAGGCCTTCGAGGAGCGGCGTGATGCCCTCATCGAGCAGTTCGACGTCTACGAGACGCGCCACGCGCCCGGCCACACCATCAACGGCGCCCTGACCGTCGGGGAGAACATCGGCGACATCGGGGGCCTGGCCATCGGGCACGCCGCCTACCGGATCGCCGTGGGCGAGCGCGCCACGCAGACCGACGACTCCGGGCTGACCGGTGACCAGCGCTTCTTCACCAACTGGGCCCGGGTCTGGTGCGGCGACGCCCGGACCGAGGAGGCGATCCGGCTGCTCTCGATCGACCCGCACAGCCCCCAGGACGTGCGCGGCAATGCAGTGCGCAACATCGACGCCTTCCACGAGACCTTCGGGACCCGCGAGGGCGACGGGATGTGGCTCGCCCCGGCAGAGCGCGTCAGCCTCTTCTGA